The Halobellus sp. MBLA0158 genome has a window encoding:
- a CDS encoding branched-chain amino acid ABC transporter permease codes for MSVRDDVAQRLPGGDAGLILAVLAATYVAYVLIGVGLGYSLRGQLNTIAVLTFYIGVFAMLALALNLHWGYTGLFNIGIVGFMAVGIYVMAVVSKPLYQPGGAAQVGGLGLPIVVGMVAGMVAAALLGLVIALPALRLRADYLAIVTIAMSEIVRFSFLSGELQQFQLFGTRVGFGGGSGLILDYTGPLEAFFGFFGLWDGYLGFVEAFEILVPNNPKPVVDGLVYGVVLLLFVAVYFWLLKRTGESPFGRVLKAIREDEDVANSLGKDTNRFKIKAFMLGCALMGLAGILWFMRSGAVTPNTFRPRITFFIWIALIIGGAGSNTGSVLGGAVFAALLYQGPRYLKNLVDTVLPNASAPPGFGPAIAPLISNLNPAPLFFYTIDSIRQLQLVFMGLVLIWLMHNRPEGMLGHRKETAAGIPLTSSNARDTAAGARTDGGAASAPGGDADE; via the coding sequence ATGAGCGTCCGCGACGACGTCGCCCAGCGGCTCCCCGGCGGCGACGCGGGCCTCATCCTGGCGGTTCTCGCCGCCACGTACGTCGCGTACGTGCTGATCGGCGTCGGACTGGGGTACTCGCTGCGCGGGCAGCTCAACACGATCGCGGTCCTGACGTTCTACATCGGCGTCTTCGCGATGCTGGCGCTCGCGCTCAACCTCCACTGGGGCTACACCGGGCTCTTCAACATCGGCATCGTCGGGTTCATGGCCGTCGGCATCTACGTGATGGCGGTCGTCTCGAAGCCGCTGTACCAGCCCGGCGGCGCGGCGCAGGTCGGCGGCCTCGGGCTCCCGATCGTCGTCGGGATGGTCGCCGGGATGGTCGCCGCCGCGCTCCTGGGGCTGGTGATCGCCCTCCCGGCGCTGCGGTTGCGGGCGGACTACCTCGCCATCGTCACGATCGCGATGTCGGAGATCGTCCGCTTTTCGTTCCTGTCGGGCGAACTCCAGCAGTTCCAGCTGTTCGGCACGCGGGTCGGCTTCGGCGGCGGGTCGGGGCTCATCCTCGATTACACGGGGCCGCTGGAGGCGTTCTTCGGGTTCTTCGGCCTGTGGGACGGCTATCTGGGCTTCGTGGAGGCCTTCGAGATACTCGTGCCGAACAACCCGAAGCCCGTCGTCGACGGGCTCGTCTACGGGGTCGTCCTCCTTCTCTTCGTCGCCGTCTACTTCTGGCTCCTGAAGCGCACGGGCGAGTCGCCGTTCGGCCGCGTGCTCAAGGCGATCCGCGAGGACGAAGACGTCGCGAACTCCCTGGGCAAGGACACGAACCGCTTCAAGATCAAGGCGTTCATGCTCGGCTGCGCGCTGATGGGCCTGGCGGGCATCCTCTGGTTTATGCGCAGCGGCGCCGTCACGCCGAACACCTTCCGGCCGCGGATCACCTTCTTCATCTGGATCGCGCTGATCATCGGCGGCGCGGGCTCGAACACCGGCAGCGTCCTCGGCGGCGCGGTCTTCGCCGCGCTGCTGTATCAGGGGCCGCGGTACCTGAAGAACCTCGTAGATACGGTGCTGCCGAACGCCAGCGCGCCGCCGGGCTTCGGGCCGGCCATCGCACCGCTGATCTCGAATCTCAATCCGGCGCCGCTGTTCTTCTACACGATCGACAGCATCCGGCAGCTCCAGCTCGTGTTCATGGGCCTGGTGCTGATCTGGCTGATGCACAACCGCCCGGAGGGGATGCTCGGTCACCGCAAGGAAACCGCCGCGGGCATCCCGCTGACGTCGTCGAACGCCCGCGACACCGCCGCGGGCGCCAGAACCGACGGCGGCGCGGCGTCGGCACCCGGAGGTGACGCCGATGAGTGA
- a CDS encoding ABC transporter ATP-binding protein: MSDAASDEQSPEAAAAGAPDDVDAEPGRLNLGGSGGPAVSEEYPLVVENLRKSFGGITAVDDASFRVERGSLTGLIGPNGAGKSTTFNLITGMLEPDAGSVTFDGEEITGQKPHTIANKGLVRTFQIARELQEMTVLENMMLAPKHQRGEALWRSVTPGFRGDVIEQESALLERVWEVLEFFEIDHIAEEYAGNLSGGQRKLLELARALLTDPDILLLDEPFAGVNPSLERRLLDHIHELREQGYTFLLVEHDMDLIMENCERVIVLHQGRVLTEGTPAEIQANEEVIEAYLGGNV, translated from the coding sequence ATGAGTGACGCCGCCTCCGACGAACAGAGCCCCGAGGCCGCCGCGGCCGGCGCGCCCGACGACGTCGACGCCGAGCCGGGGAGGCTGAACCTCGGCGGGTCGGGCGGCCCGGCCGTCTCCGAGGAGTACCCGCTCGTCGTCGAGAACCTCCGGAAGTCCTTCGGGGGGATCACCGCCGTCGACGACGCGTCCTTCCGGGTCGAGCGCGGGAGCCTCACCGGGCTGATCGGCCCGAACGGCGCCGGCAAGTCGACGACGTTCAACCTCATCACCGGGATGTTGGAGCCCGACGCGGGGAGCGTGACCTTCGACGGCGAGGAGATCACCGGCCAAAAGCCCCACACCATCGCGAACAAGGGGCTCGTCCGGACGTTCCAGATCGCCCGCGAGCTCCAGGAGATGACGGTGCTCGAGAATATGATGCTCGCGCCGAAGCACCAGCGCGGCGAGGCGCTGTGGCGCTCCGTGACGCCGGGCTTCCGCGGCGACGTGATCGAACAGGAGTCGGCGCTGCTCGAACGCGTCTGGGAGGTGCTGGAGTTTTTCGAGATCGACCACATCGCCGAGGAATACGCGGGCAACCTCTCGGGCGGCCAGCGGAAGCTGCTGGAGCTGGCGCGGGCGCTCCTGACCGACCCGGACATACTGCTCTTGGACGAGCCGTTCGCCGGCGTGAATCCGTCGCTGGAGCGTCGCCTGCTCGACCACATCCACGAACTGCGCGAGCAGGGCTATACGTTCCTGCTCGTCGAACACGATATGGACCTGATAATGGAGAACTGCGAGCGAGTGATCGTCCTCCACCAGGGCAGAGTCCTCACCGAGGGCACGCCCGCGGAGATCCAAGCGAACGAGGAAGTCATCGAGGCCTACCTCGGAGGGAACGTATGA
- a CDS encoding branched-chain amino acid ABC transporter permease — protein MRGLVIGLAGIGLSMTYSILNFANFAHGDYITAGAFSGWATTYLVAGLGRADVGALLLVGAGGSVFGGTLGINVVGTPLAIVAGIVVAGVTTVALALFVDRTVFKPIRDETGITLLITSVGVAFALRYLMQFVFGSSVRGTTAQPPSLSLYFVDGAVRINAHDVALVVVAGGLMLGIHLLLQLTKLGKAMRAMADNEDLAQITGIPTERVVRAVWVIGGGLTGIAGYMFILWKGTLGFNDGWLLLLLIFAAVILGGIGSIYGAIVGGLAIGLTASVSIIWIPSAFARAAAFFVMIVLLLVKPEGIFSGRSTA, from the coding sequence ATGCGCGGGCTAGTGATCGGTCTCGCGGGCATCGGGCTCTCTATGACGTACAGTATTCTGAACTTCGCGAACTTCGCGCACGGTGATTACATCACCGCGGGCGCGTTCTCCGGCTGGGCCACGACGTATCTCGTCGCCGGCCTCGGCCGCGCCGACGTCGGCGCGCTGCTGCTCGTCGGCGCCGGCGGCTCGGTCTTCGGCGGCACGCTCGGCATCAACGTCGTCGGGACGCCGCTGGCCATCGTCGCGGGCATCGTCGTCGCCGGCGTGACGACCGTCGCGCTCGCGCTCTTCGTCGACCGGACCGTCTTCAAGCCGATCCGCGACGAGACGGGGATCACGCTTCTGATCACGAGCGTCGGCGTGGCGTTCGCGCTCCGCTACCTGATGCAGTTCGTCTTCGGGTCGAGCGTCCGCGGGACGACGGCACAGCCGCCGTCACTGTCGCTGTACTTCGTCGACGGCGCCGTCCGGATCAACGCCCACGACGTCGCCCTCGTCGTCGTCGCGGGCGGCCTGATGCTCGGGATCCACCTGCTCTTGCAGCTGACGAAGCTCGGGAAGGCGATGCGGGCGATGGCGGACAACGAGGACCTCGCCCAGATCACCGGGATCCCGACGGAGCGGGTCGTCCGCGCGGTGTGGGTCATCGGCGGCGGCCTGACCGGGATCGCGGGCTATATGTTCATCCTCTGGAAGGGGACGCTCGGCTTCAACGACGGCTGGCTGCTCCTGCTCTTGATCTTCGCGGCGGTGATCCTCGGCGGCATCGGCTCGATCTACGGCGCGATCGTCGGCGGCCTGGCCATCGGGCTCACGGCCTCGGTGTCGATCATCTGGATCCCCTCGGCGTTCGCGCGCGCGGCGGCGTTCTTCGTGATGATCGTCCTGCTGTTGGTCAAGCCCGAGGGGATCTTCTCCGGGAGGTCGACAGCATGA
- a CDS encoding ABC transporter ATP-binding protein, whose product MSADATADDRDVDAAEDADSPGIADDPETADVSRDTVPEWEDESLLEVRGLDAGYGDLQILTDVDLDVADGEYVTIVGPNGAGKSTVMKSVFGLTNLMGGTVTFEGEDITGLRPEEIIHEGIGYVPQNDNIFASLTVRENLEMGAYILDEVPQDALDAVFDRFPILEERQSQKAGTMSGGQQQMLAMGRALMLDPSLLLLDEPSAGLAPDLVDDMFDRIDAINDDGTAVLMVEQNAKEALRRCDRGYVLANGKNRYMDDGDALLNDEQVRQDFLGG is encoded by the coding sequence ATGAGCGCCGACGCGACGGCCGACGACCGCGACGTCGACGCGGCCGAAGATGCAGACAGCCCGGGCATCGCGGACGATCCGGAGACGGCCGACGTCTCGCGGGACACGGTCCCGGAGTGGGAAGACGAATCGCTGCTGGAAGTCCGCGGCCTCGACGCGGGCTACGGCGACCTCCAGATCCTCACCGACGTCGACCTGGACGTCGCCGACGGGGAGTACGTCACCATCGTCGGCCCCAACGGCGCCGGCAAGTCGACGGTGATGAAGTCCGTCTTCGGGCTGACGAACCTGATGGGCGGCACCGTCACCTTCGAGGGCGAGGACATCACCGGGCTGCGGCCCGAGGAGATCATCCACGAGGGGATCGGCTACGTCCCGCAGAACGACAACATCTTCGCGTCGCTGACCGTCCGGGAGAACCTCGAAATGGGCGCGTACATCCTCGACGAGGTGCCCCAGGACGCCCTCGATGCCGTCTTCGATCGCTTCCCGATCCTGGAGGAACGGCAGTCCCAGAAGGCCGGGACGATGTCCGGCGGCCAACAGCAGATGCTCGCGATGGGGCGGGCGCTGATGCTCGACCCCTCGCTGCTCCTCCTGGACGAGCCCTCGGCCGGCCTCGCGCCCGACCTGGTCGACGACATGTTCGACCGGATCGACGCGATCAACGACGACGGGACCGCGGTCCTGATGGTCGAACAGAACGCCAAGGAGGCGCTGCGGCGGTGCGACCGCGGCTATGTCCTCGCGA